Proteins encoded in a region of the Triplophysa rosa linkage group LG14, Trosa_1v2, whole genome shotgun sequence genome:
- the kcnj13 gene encoding inward rectifier potassium channel 13: MPSANQFTMTTTTGDQKAASAPLMNKTPYQRLISKDGRSLIRGHAPGHRDKWMAALQDMWGTWLGLRWRWVVLAFCSSFLLHWLLFAVLWYLLARVNGDLDVLDHDAPPPGHVLCVKHVTGFTAAFSFALETQLTIGYGTMYPNADCQIGIALLALQMLLGLMLETFITGAFVAKFSRPQKRCVGILFSPQAIVCEVKSQRCLMFRVTNLLPVSLVDVSVSGILYEERDDHTLHQTAVDFTTDNLGSRPCPLFVSPLTYFHPLTSSSPLHNVIEPSSESRFELVVFLSASKESTGCDYNKRTSYLPDEIEHGRCFVKSTPQHGKDRNKNARIDYFDTQPFPMTQDHVAVQIDKN; this comes from the exons ATGCCAAGTGCTAACCAATTCACCATGACAACCACCACCGGAGACCAAAAGGCCGCTTCCGCTCCCCTGATGAACAAAACGCCCTATCAGCGATTGATCAGCAAGGATGGGCGGAGTCTCATTAGAGGCCACGCCCCAGGACACAGAGACAAGTGGATGGCCGCCCTGCAGGACATGTGGGGGACGTGGCTGGGGTTGAGGTGGCGATGGGTGGTGCTGGCATTTTGCAGCTCCTTCCTGCTTCACTGGTTGCTGTTCGCAGTGCTGTGGTACCTGCTGGCCCGTGTCAACGGAGACCTGGACGTGCTCGACCATGACGCCCCACCACCCGGCCACGTGCTGTGCGTCAAACACGTGACGGGATTCACGGCAGCTTTTTCTTTTGCCCTCGAAACCCAGTTGACCATTGGGTATGGCACCATGTATCCCAACGCCGACTGCCAGATTGGCATAGCACTACTGGCACTGCAGATGCTGCTGGGCCTCATGTTGGAAACCTTCATCACTG GTGCATTTGTGGCGAAGTTTTCCCGACCTCAGAAGCGCTGCGTCGGGATCCTGTTCAGCCCGCAGGCCATAGTGTGTGAGGTCAAAAGTCAACGTTGCTTGATGTTCCGTGTGACTAACCTGCTTCCCGTGTCACTGGTGGACGTATCCGTGAGCGGTATTCTATACGAAGAGCGTGACGATCACACGCTCCACCAAACCGCAGTGGATTTCACCACGGACAACCTGGGGTCACGACCTTGCCCCCTATTCGTGTCACCTCTGACCTATTTTCACCCTTTGACCTCATCCAGTCCTCTACATAACGTCATTGAACCATCCAGCGAATCACGCTTCGAGTTAGTGGTGTTCCTCTCCGCCTCTAAGGAAAGCACAGGCTGCGACTACAACAAGAGGACATCCTACCTACCTGATGAGATCGAGCACGGCAGGTGCTTCGTGAAGTCCACGCCTCAGCACGGAAAAGACCGGAACAAAAATGCAAGAATAGATTATTTTGACACGCAGCCGTTCCCAATGACGCAAGATCACGTTGCGGTGCAGATAGACAAGAACTAA